The following are from one region of the Rosistilla carotiformis genome:
- a CDS encoding chromosome condensation protein, whose amino-acid sequence MATVEQSPPPGKVRPSRTLPLNLTPFEDYMIWDDRPEYPMTFVVQMEFAGTIDHPAIEAALTDALERHPLLQAIVQPAKGNRDCWVNAPQPEIAIDWGDLAKPIDLPAGEAIDVRKDVGLRIWIRSDENQATITTQFHHATCDGIGAYQFLGDWLWFYASHVGQPIDEPLPPLDVKALRQRNRNSFDVENYRLPDGKLDTAETKALGWHCLTGVQALAKPRSQQAEANPRALFPGLCGFEFDKKIYKDLRHVAERRGQSTNELLIERLLVTLRQWNQMQGDRGRRDLCIMMPMDLREIESRMATAANLVTYALIRRKQSECTESEALIDSIRQEMVMLKRNRQRTPFMSLIAHTQRYPTWLKRWLGSRRCLATAILSNTGDPTKRFSVAFPRVKGLLQAGNLSMTDIVGVPPMRSGTRLTISIFTYRRVLKICMRCDPHYFSTSQTEALSNEYRASIQRLLDAPAEA is encoded by the coding sequence ATGGCTACCGTTGAACAATCGCCGCCGCCGGGCAAAGTCCGTCCGTCGCGAACCCTGCCGCTGAATCTGACCCCGTTCGAAGATTATATGATCTGGGACGATCGCCCCGAATATCCGATGACCTTCGTGGTTCAGATGGAATTTGCTGGAACGATCGATCACCCGGCGATCGAAGCGGCATTGACCGACGCCTTGGAGCGTCATCCGCTGCTACAAGCCATCGTGCAACCGGCCAAGGGGAATCGCGACTGCTGGGTCAACGCGCCGCAGCCGGAGATCGCGATCGATTGGGGCGACTTGGCCAAACCGATCGATCTGCCCGCTGGAGAAGCGATCGACGTGCGGAAGGATGTGGGGCTGCGGATCTGGATTCGCAGCGACGAAAACCAAGCCACCATCACGACTCAGTTCCATCATGCGACCTGCGATGGCATCGGCGCATATCAGTTCCTCGGCGACTGGCTGTGGTTTTATGCGTCCCACGTCGGCCAACCGATCGACGAACCGCTGCCGCCACTGGATGTCAAAGCGCTGCGTCAGCGGAACCGGAACAGTTTTGATGTCGAAAATTATCGCCTGCCCGATGGCAAACTGGACACCGCCGAAACGAAGGCGCTCGGCTGGCATTGCTTGACCGGCGTACAAGCCTTGGCCAAACCGCGATCACAGCAGGCCGAAGCGAATCCTCGAGCGTTGTTCCCCGGATTGTGCGGGTTTGAGTTCGACAAAAAGATCTACAAAGATCTCCGCCACGTGGCCGAGCGACGCGGCCAATCGACTAACGAATTGTTGATCGAACGGTTGTTGGTGACGCTGCGCCAGTGGAACCAGATGCAAGGAGATCGTGGCCGCCGCGATCTGTGCATCATGATGCCGATGGATCTGCGCGAGATCGAGAGCCGGATGGCGACGGCTGCGAATCTGGTGACCTACGCTCTGATCCGACGCAAACAATCCGAGTGCACCGAATCCGAAGCGTTGATCGATTCGATTCGCCAAGAGATGGTGATGTTGAAACGGAACCGGCAACGGACGCCCTTCATGAGCTTGATCGCCCATACGCAACGCTATCCCACCTGGTTGAAACGTTGGCTCGGTTCGCGGCGATGTCTCGCGACGGCGATCCTATCGAACACCGGCGACCCAACCAAACGATTCAGCGTCGCGTTCCCACGCGTCAAAGGTTTGCTGCAAGCGGGCAACCTGTCGATGACCGATATCGTTGGGGTGCCCCCAATGCGATCGGGCACGCGGCTGACGATCTCGATCTTCACCTACCGCCGCGTGCTGAAGATCTGTATGCGATGCGATCCGCACTACTTTTCGACGTCGCAAACCGAAGCGTTGTCGAATGAATATCGAGCGTCGATCCAACGGTTGCTGGATGCACCGGCGGAAGCTTAG
- the gcvP gene encoding aminomethyl-transferring glycine dehydrogenase: MMQTTVKSPVNDSTGNLLDFADGFVRRHIGPSDTHIQQMLELLGFDSLDHFSDALVPEDIRLTLPLDIPSARGEHEFLGALRVIAEKNKVYRSCIGMGYTGTVTPPVILRNVLENPGWYTQYTPYQAEIAQGRLEALLNFQTMIADLTGLPLAGASLLDEATAAAEAMCMCVAIARDKKRGFWASDDCHPQTLELLQTRADGLGIDLKVGPIEEIDFNHGQGGLGGLLVQYPTTDGRIEDYAALTARAAEKGCLVVASADLLALTVLTPPGEWGADICVGSAQRFGVPMGLGGPHAAFISTHEAHVRKLPGRIIGVSKDRQGNRALRMAIQTREQHIRRDKATSNICTAQALLAIISSFYGVYHGPRGLKQIADRTHAFTCALLKGLERLGHSRTSDTPFFDTIRIRLGKGRASATRQVVDAALERQINLREYADGTLGVTLDETADAALVADLLAAFNFGHYTGFDIDDLLAEAEADGMLSHGALARTSEYMTHPIFNEHHSETQMLRYIFKLMQRDLSLAHSMIPLGSCTMKLNATSEMLPVTWAEFGQLHPFAPDTQWRGYTQMFRELESWLCEVTGFSAVSLQPNAGAQGEYAGLLVIRAYHEHNAVGENKRNVCLIPTSAHGTNPASAVMAGMHVVPVACDANGNIDMNDLKAKAADHAETLSALMVTYPSTHGVFESTIREVCDVIHRHGGQVYMDGANMNAQVGLTSPAMCGADVCHLNLHKTFCIPHGGGGPGMGPIGVAEQLVPFLPGHSVARPDTAGEFAIGAVSAAPYGSPSILTISYVYIALMGAEGLKRATQVALLNANYMARRLSDKFDILYTDKNGNVAHEFIVDCREFDKSVHISIDDIAKRLMDYGFHSPTMSFPVPGTLMIEPTESEPKAELDRFCEAMLAIREEIAAIERGEIDAENNPLKNAPHTLQMIGGDQWPHPYGREQAAWPKAWLRDAKFWPTVGRIDHAYGDRNLICSCPPMEEYQ; this comes from the coding sequence ATGATGCAAACCACTGTTAAGTCACCCGTAAATGATTCCACCGGCAACCTCTTGGACTTCGCCGACGGATTTGTGCGACGCCACATCGGCCCGTCGGACACTCACATCCAACAGATGCTGGAACTGCTGGGCTTCGATTCGCTGGATCATTTCTCCGACGCGTTGGTTCCCGAGGACATTCGGTTGACCCTACCACTGGACATTCCGTCGGCTCGCGGCGAGCACGAGTTCTTGGGTGCGTTGCGGGTGATCGCCGAAAAGAACAAGGTCTACCGTTCGTGTATCGGTATGGGTTACACGGGGACCGTTACGCCGCCGGTGATCTTACGGAACGTGCTCGAGAATCCGGGTTGGTACACGCAGTACACGCCCTACCAAGCGGAGATCGCTCAGGGACGGCTCGAAGCGCTGCTGAACTTTCAAACGATGATCGCCGACTTAACCGGCTTGCCTTTGGCGGGAGCAAGCTTGTTGGACGAAGCGACCGCGGCGGCCGAAGCGATGTGCATGTGCGTGGCGATCGCTCGCGATAAGAAGCGAGGATTCTGGGCGTCGGACGATTGCCATCCGCAGACGCTGGAACTGCTGCAGACGCGTGCCGACGGATTGGGGATCGACCTGAAGGTCGGCCCGATCGAAGAGATCGACTTCAACCACGGCCAAGGAGGACTCGGCGGGTTGTTGGTTCAATATCCAACCACCGACGGCCGAATCGAAGACTATGCCGCGTTGACTGCGCGGGCGGCCGAAAAGGGGTGCTTGGTCGTCGCTTCTGCCGACCTGTTGGCCTTGACTGTGCTGACGCCGCCTGGTGAATGGGGAGCGGATATCTGTGTCGGCAGCGCCCAGCGATTTGGCGTTCCGATGGGCTTGGGCGGACCGCACGCCGCCTTCATTTCGACTCACGAAGCCCATGTCCGCAAGCTTCCCGGGCGGATCATCGGCGTCTCGAAGGATCGCCAAGGCAACCGCGCGTTGCGGATGGCGATCCAAACGCGAGAACAACACATCCGCCGCGACAAAGCGACCAGTAACATCTGCACGGCGCAAGCCTTGCTGGCGATCATCAGTTCGTTTTACGGAGTCTATCACGGGCCGCGCGGCTTAAAACAGATCGCCGACCGGACGCATGCCTTCACGTGTGCGTTGTTGAAGGGACTCGAGCGACTGGGGCACTCGCGAACCAGCGACACACCCTTCTTCGATACGATCCGGATCCGGTTGGGCAAAGGGCGTGCGAGCGCGACGCGTCAGGTTGTCGATGCGGCGTTGGAGCGTCAGATCAATCTTCGCGAATACGCCGACGGCACGTTGGGCGTGACGTTGGACGAAACCGCCGACGCGGCGTTGGTCGCCGATCTGTTGGCCGCTTTCAACTTTGGCCACTACACCGGGTTCGATATCGACGACCTGCTGGCCGAAGCGGAAGCCGACGGCATGCTGTCGCATGGTGCACTGGCGCGGACCAGCGAATACATGACGCACCCGATCTTCAACGAACACCACAGCGAAACGCAAATGCTGCGGTACATCTTTAAGCTGATGCAACGCGATCTCTCGTTGGCACACAGCATGATCCCGCTGGGTTCGTGCACGATGAAGTTGAACGCGACAAGCGAGATGCTGCCGGTGACCTGGGCCGAATTTGGGCAACTGCATCCGTTTGCTCCCGACACGCAGTGGCGCGGCTACACGCAGATGTTCCGCGAACTGGAAAGCTGGTTGTGCGAAGTGACCGGATTCTCGGCGGTCAGTCTGCAACCGAACGCCGGTGCTCAAGGCGAATACGCCGGGCTGCTGGTGATCCGGGCGTACCACGAACACAACGCCGTCGGCGAGAACAAGCGGAACGTCTGCCTGATCCCCACCTCGGCGCACGGCACCAACCCGGCGTCGGCGGTGATGGCGGGAATGCATGTTGTGCCGGTCGCTTGCGACGCCAATGGCAACATCGACATGAACGATCTGAAAGCGAAAGCTGCCGATCATGCCGAGACGCTGTCGGCACTGATGGTCACCTACCCATCGACGCACGGCGTTTTCGAATCGACGATCCGCGAAGTCTGCGACGTGATCCACCGTCACGGCGGACAGGTCTACATGGACGGTGCCAACATGAACGCGCAAGTCGGACTGACCAGCCCGGCGATGTGTGGCGCCGATGTCTGCCATCTGAACCTTCACAAGACGTTCTGCATCCCGCACGGCGGTGGCGGTCCGGGAATGGGGCCGATCGGCGTGGCAGAGCAGTTGGTGCCCTTCCTGCCCGGCCACAGTGTCGCTCGCCCCGACACGGCGGGTGAATTTGCGATCGGTGCGGTCTCGGCGGCTCCTTATGGAAGCCCCAGCATCCTGACGATCAGCTACGTCTACATCGCCTTGATGGGAGCCGAGGGACTCAAGCGAGCGACGCAAGTCGCGCTGCTGAACGCCAACTACATGGCTCGTCGGCTGTCCGATAAATTCGACATCCTCTACACCGACAAAAACGGAAACGTCGCCCACGAGTTCATCGTCGATTGTCGCGAGTTCGACAAATCGGTGCACATCAGCATCGACGATATCGCCAAGCGTCTGATGGACTACGGATTCCATAGCCCGACGATGTCATTTCCCGTTCCGGGAACGTTGATGATCGAACCGACCGAAAGCGAACCGAAGGCGGAACTGGATCGGTTCTGCGAGGCGATGCTTGCGATCCGCGAAGAGATCGCAGCCATCGAGCGCGGCGAGATCGATGCGGAGAACAACCCGCTGAAAAACGCACCGCACACGTTGCAGATGATCGGCGGCGACCAGTGGCCACACCCGTACGGCCGCGAACAGGCCGCGTGGCCCAAGGCGTGGCTGCGGGATGCGAAGTTCTGGCCAACCGTGGGGCGGATCGATCACGCCTACGGCGACCGCAATTTGATCTGCTCCTGCCCGCCGATGGAAGAGTATCAATAG
- a CDS encoding DUF5682 family protein, whose protein sequence is MSAIDTASLCHVFGVRHLSPMGAWQLRQFLDQVQPQVVLIEGPCDAEGLLDDVVRKGTVPPIGILAFSNSVPVRTFVYPLARYSPEYQAILWAKENKADCEFIDLRSDIFLGLQDREHRRIAEAIIASKKDAQPDAVSPEPAASDASDDPAVGEPAIEPIVSRGSLYQQLAALAGEEHYESYWERNFEHNTCLDSYRKTSMEFGRNLREIESDTAADAAENLVREAFMRRQIQAAIDRGVAPDKIVAIVGAYHAPVLSAEFPPMSDQELEQLPRLESNLTLMPYSYFRLSSQSGYGAGNEAPAYFELLWEALSARELSHLPARYLSMVVRHQRDAGTHRSTAEVIEAVRLANSLSALKAGMAPTLNDLRDAAVTLIGHGQRSSVAESLAQVDVGTAIGSLPDGVSQTSIQADFTQQLTALKLVKYRTAVRQLLSIDLRENRRAKTAAAAFLDLHRSSFLHRLHLLEINFASPVASRQQASTWSEKWELQWTPESEITLVESVLLGETIELAAGFKFKTLLDEATTVAQAASAVAIACRCGMMEAMDQARGRLQALAAESSDFTAVAGAAAELASLVKYGDVRQFDAAPLRPLIETLFAQGALVLMSVANCDNDAARDLIASIDALNRVALEFHDLVDEPLWIAELHGLSDSDDRNPLLSGYACAMLLERDQIDNARLAREVSRRLSPGAPADLGAGWFEGLSRRNRYALLARQPLWQQLADYVESLDDEQFRRALVFLRRAFGEFSPQEKQSIAENLGQHWGVDQDLASEVLNQPLSESESEALDELNDFDFGEF, encoded by the coding sequence ATGTCTGCGATCGATACGGCTTCCCTTTGCCACGTTTTTGGCGTGCGGCATCTGTCGCCGATGGGGGCGTGGCAGCTGCGGCAATTCCTCGATCAAGTGCAGCCGCAGGTCGTGCTGATCGAAGGCCCCTGCGACGCGGAGGGTCTGTTGGACGACGTCGTTCGCAAGGGAACGGTTCCGCCGATTGGGATCCTCGCTTTCTCCAATTCGGTCCCCGTGCGAACGTTTGTCTACCCGCTGGCCCGCTACAGCCCCGAGTACCAAGCGATCCTGTGGGCCAAGGAAAATAAAGCCGATTGCGAGTTCATCGACTTGCGCAGCGATATCTTCCTCGGGTTGCAAGATCGCGAACATCGACGGATCGCCGAAGCGATCATCGCTTCGAAAAAAGATGCTCAGCCCGATGCCGTCTCGCCAGAGCCAGCGGCATCCGACGCGAGCGACGATCCGGCGGTCGGCGAACCGGCGATCGAACCGATCGTTTCGCGTGGCTCGTTGTATCAACAGCTGGCAGCCCTCGCGGGCGAAGAGCATTACGAGAGTTATTGGGAGCGGAACTTCGAGCACAACACCTGTCTCGATTCGTATCGCAAGACATCGATGGAGTTCGGTCGCAATCTGCGTGAGATCGAATCGGACACCGCGGCCGATGCGGCAGAGAATCTGGTTCGCGAAGCGTTCATGCGGCGGCAGATCCAAGCCGCGATCGATCGTGGCGTCGCGCCCGACAAGATTGTTGCGATCGTCGGTGCCTATCACGCACCGGTGCTGTCGGCAGAGTTTCCGCCGATGAGCGATCAGGAATTGGAACAGCTGCCGCGACTGGAGAGCAACCTAACGCTGATGCCCTATTCGTACTTCCGACTGTCGAGCCAATCGGGCTACGGCGCGGGGAACGAAGCTCCCGCGTATTTTGAGTTGTTGTGGGAGGCGTTGTCGGCGCGCGAGTTGTCCCATCTGCCCGCTCGCTATCTTTCGATGGTCGTCCGGCACCAGCGCGATGCCGGAACGCACCGCTCCACGGCCGAGGTGATCGAAGCGGTTCGGTTGGCCAATTCGCTGTCGGCTTTAAAAGCGGGGATGGCACCGACGCTCAACGATCTCCGCGACGCAGCGGTCACGCTGATCGGACACGGCCAGCGGTCGAGCGTCGCCGAATCGCTGGCTCAAGTCGACGTCGGGACGGCGATCGGCAGCCTGCCCGACGGCGTCTCGCAGACATCGATTCAAGCCGACTTCACTCAGCAGTTGACCGCACTGAAGTTAGTCAAATACCGGACGGCGGTTCGGCAGTTGTTGTCGATCGATCTGCGAGAGAACCGTCGAGCGAAGACCGCCGCGGCCGCTTTCTTGGACCTGCATCGATCCAGCTTCCTGCATCGGCTGCATCTGCTGGAGATCAACTTTGCGTCCCCCGTCGCCTCGCGACAGCAGGCGTCGACGTGGAGCGAGAAGTGGGAGTTGCAGTGGACGCCCGAATCGGAGATCACGTTAGTCGAATCGGTGCTGTTGGGGGAGACGATCGAACTGGCCGCCGGTTTCAAATTCAAGACGCTGTTGGACGAAGCGACAACGGTCGCGCAAGCCGCTTCGGCGGTGGCGATCGCGTGTCGTTGTGGCATGATGGAGGCGATGGACCAGGCTCGCGGGCGGTTGCAGGCGTTGGCGGCCGAATCGAGCGACTTCACCGCCGTCGCCGGCGCGGCGGCTGAATTGGCCAGCCTGGTAAAGTATGGCGATGTCCGCCAGTTCGACGCGGCGCCGCTGCGTCCGTTGATCGAAACGTTGTTTGCGCAAGGAGCGTTGGTGCTGATGTCGGTCGCCAATTGCGATAACGACGCCGCCCGTGATCTGATTGCGTCGATCGACGCCCTCAATCGCGTCGCGCTCGAATTTCACGATCTGGTCGACGAACCGCTGTGGATCGCTGAGTTGCATGGTTTAAGCGATAGCGATGATCGCAATCCGTTGCTCAGCGGGTACGCATGTGCAATGCTGTTGGAGCGCGATCAGATCGACAACGCGCGGTTGGCTCGCGAGGTCTCGCGGCGACTGTCCCCCGGTGCGCCGGCCGATCTCGGCGCCGGTTGGTTCGAAGGGCTCTCGCGGCGGAATCGATACGCGCTGCTGGCTCGGCAACCGCTGTGGCAGCAATTGGCCGATTATGTGGAGTCGTTGGACGACGAACAGTTCCGCCGGGCGTTGGTTTTCCTGCGGCGTGCGTTTGGCGAATTCAGCCCGCAAGAAAAACAATCGATCGCCGAAAACCTGGGCCAGCACTGGGGCGTCGATCAGGATCTGGCGAGCGAAGTGTTGAACCAACCGCTCTCGGAATCGGAGTCCGAAGCGCTCGATGAACTAAACGATTTTGACTTTGGCGAGTTTTAA
- a CDS encoding NADPH:quinone reductase, translated as MKAAFIKTTGDADVIQYGDLPDPQPGQGQVLVRTEAVSVNPIDTYVRSGMIAMDLPDPFIIGCDIAGTIAAVGEGVTGFRIGDRVWGSSQGLLGRQGTFAELCAIDQDWLYELPDGVAAEDAAACALVGITAHLGLFGRARLLADETIFVRGGTGGVGSMVVQMAKAAGANVITTGGSDEKVERCRELGADFAINYKTENLQERLAELAPDGVDVFWETIREPDFDFAVEALAPRGRMVLMAGRDARPEFPVGPFYVKECTVHGFVMFKATADEMKLAAEDINQWLASGQLKSQISQRLPLSQAAQSHRLQEAGTLAGDGSLAGKVVLTVGD; from the coding sequence ATGAAAGCAGCATTTATTAAGACGACGGGCGACGCAGACGTTATCCAATACGGCGACCTTCCCGATCCGCAGCCCGGCCAAGGCCAGGTTTTGGTGCGCACCGAAGCGGTGTCGGTTAACCCGATCGATACCTATGTCCGCAGCGGAATGATCGCGATGGATCTGCCCGATCCTTTCATTATCGGATGCGACATCGCCGGCACGATCGCGGCGGTTGGCGAAGGTGTCACTGGATTCCGGATCGGCGATCGCGTTTGGGGCAGCAGCCAAGGTTTGCTGGGCCGACAGGGGACGTTTGCCGAGCTGTGCGCGATCGATCAGGATTGGTTGTACGAGCTGCCCGACGGCGTCGCGGCCGAAGATGCCGCGGCCTGTGCGTTGGTCGGGATCACTGCCCACTTGGGTTTGTTTGGCCGCGCGCGACTGTTAGCCGATGAGACGATCTTTGTTCGCGGCGGGACCGGCGGCGTTGGATCGATGGTCGTGCAGATGGCCAAAGCGGCTGGTGCGAATGTGATCACGACCGGCGGCAGCGATGAGAAGGTCGAGCGTTGCCGCGAGCTAGGGGCCGACTTTGCCATCAACTACAAGACCGAAAATTTGCAAGAGCGTTTGGCCGAACTGGCTCCCGATGGCGTCGACGTCTTCTGGGAAACGATCCGTGAACCCGATTTCGACTTCGCCGTCGAAGCCCTTGCGCCGCGAGGCCGGATGGTTTTGATGGCCGGTCGCGACGCGCGGCCCGAGTTTCCCGTGGGGCCTTTTTACGTCAAAGAGTGCACGGTGCATGGATTTGTAATGTTCAAGGCGACAGCGGACGAGATGAAGCTGGCGGCCGAGGACATCAACCAATGGCTCGCCTCGGGGCAATTGAAGAGCCAGATCTCGCAGCGCCTGCCGCTGTCGCAAGCCGCCCAATCGCATCGCCTTCAAGAAGCGGGAACGCTCGCCGGCGACGGCTCGCTGGCCGGCAAGGTTGTGTTGACCGTGGGCGATTGA
- a CDS encoding thioredoxin family protein, with protein sequence MLRFVLSSALVVMVLGSAGAGEFNQVLSIGDAAPTWNDLPGIDDYKHGLDDWKQAEVVVIAFTCNSCPYATDVEQRLIALTKDYKDHGVAVVAINSNKVPEDELPAMKARAAMAKFNFPYLSDPTQQTAKAYGAITTPEFYVLDKERRVVYMGAMDDSPDGKQIEHPYVRQAIDAALTGGKPAVAETVPIGCRIRFQRVRRKR encoded by the coding sequence ATGCTTCGCTTCGTATTGTCCAGTGCTTTGGTCGTGATGGTTCTGGGCTCAGCCGGGGCAGGTGAGTTTAATCAGGTGCTGAGCATCGGCGACGCGGCGCCGACGTGGAACGATCTGCCGGGAATCGATGACTACAAGCATGGCCTGGACGATTGGAAACAGGCCGAGGTGGTGGTCATCGCCTTCACTTGCAATTCCTGTCCCTACGCGACCGACGTCGAACAGCGATTGATCGCACTGACGAAGGACTACAAAGATCATGGCGTCGCCGTGGTGGCGATCAATTCCAACAAGGTTCCCGAAGACGAACTGCCAGCGATGAAAGCGCGTGCGGCGATGGCGAAGTTCAATTTCCCGTATCTCTCCGACCCGACTCAGCAGACAGCCAAGGCGTATGGCGCGATCACGACGCCCGAGTTTTATGTGCTCGATAAAGAGCGACGCGTCGTCTACATGGGCGCGATGGACGACAGCCCCGATGGCAAACAGATCGAACATCCCTACGTTCGCCAAGCGATCGACGCCGCGTTGACCGGAGGCAAGCCCGCCGTCGCGGAGACCGTTCCGATCGGCTGCCGTATCCGCTTCCAACGCGTCCGCCGCAAACGCTAA
- a CDS encoding response regulator, translated as MPTPEQPKRCVIADDVRASREVLRSWLTDCHFECILAHDGDQAWEAIENHPPDLLITDIEMPHCCGLELLRRVRAASSAEIQSIPVLVITSLHDSQIQPTIQRLGGNGLLTKPLDQYSTYVTVLAVLAPETDQESFIVSDPDGKITGDGLVSPTFRRLLKPLSNS; from the coding sequence ATGCCAACCCCCGAACAACCCAAACGCTGCGTGATTGCGGATGACGTGCGAGCGTCGCGTGAAGTCTTGCGGTCGTGGCTTACCGATTGCCATTTCGAATGCATCCTGGCACACGACGGCGACCAGGCGTGGGAGGCGATTGAAAACCACCCCCCCGACCTGTTGATCACCGACATCGAGATGCCTCACTGCTGCGGCCTCGAACTGCTTCGGAGAGTACGCGCCGCCTCTTCGGCAGAGATTCAGTCGATTCCGGTTCTCGTGATCACGAGCTTGCACGACAGTCAGATTCAACCGACGATCCAGCGTCTGGGGGGCAATGGTTTACTCACCAAGCCTCTGGACCAATACTCGACCTACGTCACGGTGCTGGCGGTGTTGGCCCCTGAAACCGATCAGGAATCGTTCATCGTCAGCGACCCCGATGGCAAGATCACCGGCGACGGTCTGGTCTCGCCCACCTTTCGCCGCTTGCTGAAGCCGCTGTCGAATAGCTAA